The following DNA comes from Lentibacillus sp. Marseille-P4043.
GGTTTCTCCATTGATTCGCCAACAAGTGAATTGGCTGCAAAATGAACAACTGCGTCAATCCCTTCCTTTGCAAAAATATGACGTAAAAAATCAATATCGCGTATATCACCTTGATAGAATGTTGCTTGTGGATGGACGGCTTCTCTATGGCCAGTTTCCAGACTATCGACAACAACAACCTGATCCCCTCGATCAATTAATTGATATACCGCATGAGAGCCAATATAACCTGCCCCACCTGGAACTAATATACGCATTTAAAGCACTCCTTCTGTCATTTGTTTTGCGCCGTCACTGATTGCCGCTGTGTAAAATGTTGCATCATAACCAACCGTGTTCCGATAAGTGGTATTTACATGTTGCTTCACGTTTTCGATTTTATCCTTTTCAACAATCGCAATGGCACACCCGCCAAAACCGGCGCCAGTCATACGAGCACCTAACACACCTTCTACATCCCAGGCTGCTTCTACGATCGTATCAAGCTCTACACCAGTAACGTCATAATCATATTTTAAGGACTGATGGGATTCATTCATTAGCTTTCCAAACGCACCCAGATCACCAGCTTGCAGTTTTTTTAATGCCACGACCGTACGAACATTCTCGGTAACAGCATGTCTTGCACGTTTCCGGTTTATTTCATCCTGGATGAGGTGTTTATGCTGTTCAAATTGTTCACTGGTTAGAACGCCGAGACTATCAATGGCAAGCTCTGTTTTTAAATCGCGAAGAGCGTGTTCACATTGGGTGCGGCGTTCATTGTATTTCGATCCTGCAAGCGTGCGCTGTTTATTTGTGTTAATAATTAGGATGGCATGATTATCCAGCTTAATCGGTGCGTATTCATATTTCAATGTTTGACAGTTTAATAGAATCGCATGATCCAGTTTGCCCATGCCAATCGCAAACTGATCCATAATACCAGAGTTTACCCCAATATAGTCATTTTCTACTTTCTGTCCAAGCGTAATCATTTGGATACGGTCTATTTCTAGATCGAAAAGGTTTTCTAGCAAAACGCCGGTCGCCATTTCAATAGAGGCAGATGATGAAAGACCGGCACCATTCGGAATGTCTCCATAATAAAGGATATCCGCACCTCTGGTAATGGGAAATCCTGATTCCATGATGTACTTTATCATTCCCTTCGGATAATTCGCCCAGTCATGCTTTTCTTTATAACGTAAATCCTTCAGATCACATTCGATAATCCCGGTTTCAGCGAAGTTCATTGAGTAAAAGCGGAATTTCAAATCATTCCGTTTGCTTCCAAGTGCATAGGTGCCGAACGAAATTGCTGCTGGAAAGACGTGTCCGCCATTATAGTCTGTATGCTCTCCGATTAGGTTAATTCTACCTGGTGCGAAGAATTGGGATGGCTCTTTAGCGGTCCCAAAAACTTCTTGAAATTCGTTGTTGAGGTTTTTCATGGAAAGATCCCCTCCTCTAAATTCATTCGTTAATGCGCTTACAAAATGGTGTAATGAAATTTTGTTAACTATGTTCAGTTTACTATGAATTAGGTATCTTCACAATGATGTTCTTCAAATATTTCAGTAAAAATAATAATTATTTTAGTTAAAATATAGCGTCTGTTTTATTAGGCAGCTGACTATGTTTATCCTAAATCACTTATTATTGCACTTTATAAAATAGTCCTTTACTAAAAATTAGTGAAAACGTATACTTAAGTCATAAACCATTTTAGGAAAGTTTGAAAGGGAATGGGAAGTAAAAGATTTAGTAAAAATATAATGTATTCCTTTTGGTTAGATAAAAGGAAATCGGAGTTGAGAAAATGGCGACGATTAAAGATATAGCAAAAAGGGTAGATGTATCCATTGCTACCGTATCACGCGTGCTTAATGGTGATCCGACTTTGTCAGTAGGAGAAGATACGAAAAAACGGATTTTTCAAGCTGCAGAGTTGTTGGATTATAAAAAGCATCAAAACAAAAAAGTGAACAAGCGGTTGCGGATAGCGATTGTGCAATGGTACACGGAGTCAGAAGAATTGAATGACATGTATTATTATTCCATCCGGCATGGCGCTGAGAAAAAGATGGGGAATGACCAGTACGAGTATATCCGTATTTTTCAGCACACGGATAAAAAAAGCAGCATGAAGATAGATGGAATCATCGCAATCGGCAAGTTTTCCGAACAACAAATCAAGCAATTGCGAGAATGGAGTTCAACCATCTGCTTTGTGGATGATAGTCACGCTTTCCCATCGTATGATTCCGTTGTCGTTGATTTCCATCAGGCTACAAACAGTATCTTGTCTCATTTTCATGCGCATGACCATATGAAAATTGGCATGTTGGCTGGCGAGGAGCAATTCTCTGATTCAACAAGCACACTGTTAGACCCAAGATATGAAAGTTTTCAGAACTACATGAAGGAAAATGGTTTATATGTGGAAGGGTATTGCTTTAACGGTTCATTTTCAGTCGATTCTGGTTATCAAATGATGGAGGAGGCAATCGGGAAATTGAAAGATGATTTGCCTACTGCATTCTTTTGTGCAAATGACTCCATCGCTATTGGAGCATTGCGCGCATTAACTGACTATAGAATTGACGTTCCAAATAGGGTCAGCATTATCGGATTTAATGATTCAAGTGTAGCAAAGTATGTTTCTCCATCATTAAGTACGATGCGAGTACCAACGGAAT
Coding sequences within:
- a CDS encoding galactokinase yields the protein MKNLNNEFQEVFGTAKEPSQFFAPGRINLIGEHTDYNGGHVFPAAISFGTYALGSKRNDLKFRFYSMNFAETGIIECDLKDLRYKEKHDWANYPKGMIKYIMESGFPITRGADILYYGDIPNGAGLSSSASIEMATGVLLENLFDLEIDRIQMITLGQKVENDYIGVNSGIMDQFAIGMGKLDHAILLNCQTLKYEYAPIKLDNHAILIINTNKQRTLAGSKYNERRTQCEHALRDLKTELAIDSLGVLTSEQFEQHKHLIQDEINRKRARHAVTENVRTVVALKKLQAGDLGAFGKLMNESHQSLKYDYDVTGVELDTIVEAAWDVEGVLGARMTGAGFGGCAIAIVEKDKIENVKQHVNTTYRNTVGYDATFYTAAISDGAKQMTEGVL
- a CDS encoding LacI family DNA-binding transcriptional regulator codes for the protein MATIKDIAKRVDVSIATVSRVLNGDPTLSVGEDTKKRIFQAAELLDYKKHQNKKVNKRLRIAIVQWYTESEELNDMYYYSIRHGAEKKMGNDQYEYIRIFQHTDKKSSMKIDGIIAIGKFSEQQIKQLREWSSTICFVDDSHAFPSYDSVVVDFHQATNSILSHFHAHDHMKIGMLAGEEQFSDSTSTLLDPRYESFQNYMKENGLYVEGYCFNGSFSVDSGYQMMEEAIGKLKDDLPTAFFCANDSIAIGALRALTDYRIDVPNRVSIIGFNDSSVAKYVSPSLSTMRVPTELMGETAVSLLEERILANRTVAKKVTLATELIVRESSR